The DNA sequence CAACGGTCTCTTCCTCAAAAATAACACACCGGAGCGCTGTTATTTCTGAAGATCTGAAACTGACCCATCACTACAGTTGTTTAATAGGAAGGGGTTAACAAGGCGTAAGCCGCCATTTTAGTGAATTCCAcaaccacctcctcctcagtctgtttgtttctgaccTCAGAATGCAGCGACTGACCGAGCAGACCTGAGTATTTAATAATTAGGAGGAGGTGATGAGCTGTGACTTACAGCACATCTATCAATACTACAAGCTGTGGCTAACCAATCAGAATCAAGCAGTAACACTGTAATGTGAGTTAAGTGTGTAGTAATGTACCTGCTGAGAACACTAAAACCTGTCTTCACAGGAGCAGAGATAGAAAAGGCGATGCCTACGAGCCTGCGTGCAGCTTAAAAACGCTAAATAACTTTGTCTCGGTGTCGTCTCTGTGAATCCTTTCCTCACTTTCGGACACTCTGAACAGAAATCACAGTTAGCTGCTTTGTAAATGTGCCGATATGTAGTGACACAAAGGCACGTCTGACAAACTGGAACACAACCAAAGACGTCTGATGAACGTGAGATGAGAACGAGTGTGTGATGAAGAGCGATCCTGACAGTCGTGACAGTCCGGTCTTTGTTGGAAGCGAACACGACGGGTTCAAAGACTCAGAAATGTTTTCTACTTCACAGGACTTCCAGCGCAGCAGCatgatgagctgtgtgtgacCGCGGCGAAACCTTAAATGCCCGACTTTTGAGGGAAATAgtggttttttgtgtgtggaccCGGAAAAAGTCTCTAAACGGCTTAAAGCATGTGTGAGGCGAGGATGACTCAGGTCAGCGCGCCGTCTTCAACTGTCACAAATCTTCCCGCTCTGAATGTCAGAGGACGATACATCACCTGTCAAATCTCtcgaggtgaaaacaaacttaTCTGgatttaaaatgaacaaaaaaaacgaaTCTCTACAACCACTGCTTCCATCCAACAGTCACCACGGTTTGGAGCGACACCTCCGACCCTCAGGGAcaatagggggggggggggggggggggggggggcaggggcTTGAAGAAGGGACAGCGGCGTCCTGGAATCTGCAgcgcagaggagagagagagagagagagagagagagagccagatcCCTTCAGAGTGGGATGTGAACTCATGGGGCCCGCAGACTATGTGTTGGGCGCGTGACTGAGACTTTGAGGGTGGAGCTGCTGCCgtttctgcagctcctgcaccGCCAGCTGCTGGCACTGGTCTGACGTGGAGAGCTTGTTGATTAATGGAGACACGCAGTTTGCCGGAATGATGAGTCCTGTGAAGGAGACGGAAGAAAACTGAGAGATCTGACATGTGCAGCacattaaccctctgaaccacATGGTTTTTAGGCATTTTTTCCCCACTGCCGTCTCCTTAGATTCAGTCGTGTGTTTGTCGTTCTGTGGCATTTTCATACAACTTTAACTCCATCAGAGTTTCAGGCATTCGCATCAAGGCCTACAGGTTGGTCCATGAATGGTGCAAAATCTTTTTTTGGTTCAGAGGATTAAAGATAAGGGTTCTGGGACTCACCAACTATCCTCTGTTCATCTTCTGTCTTGAGGCGGACTATCTGCACCTTGACGTTGGTTCCGCTGACCGGGGTcagcacctcctccagctcgtTCCACACGCTGAGCACCGAGCCGCACAGCACGTAGTACGTCCTGCACCGAAGGCCGACCTCGCACTGCAGACCCACCGACGCCTTCTTACAGTTCCCACGCCTGAGAGGTGGACAGCGCACAGATCTGTGAGTGTTCGGTATTCAGGTGTTTTCATTGCCACAGATCTAAAGAGCACACGTACCAAAATGCATGAGAGCAAATCTTTGCTGACGACTTGTGCTGGTCAGTCCAGTACTGCTTGGCGTCTTCGGATAAGACctaacagagaaagaaaaaacacatgtgatcCCCACCACGTAAAGTACTCAGTGTTCTGCGGGTTCAAATGAAAGAACGCCGTGTAACCTTCTTAAACTTCTTCTTGATGTCGGCATACGTCTCCAGTTTGAGCTGTCGGCCCGTGTTGGGCCTGTAAACCAGGAACAGCCTCTTCTTGGTGTTCACCTCTTTGACGAGGATCGACGTTTTCTTGTTGTTCCTCATCTGGAAACAAACCACACGTCTTTATTTTTACCATCTCTGTTCTATTTTTCTACTGTTGGTAACACCTGAAACATGTTCATACTGGTTtccaattgttttttttttaaatccacacCTGTACATAGAAGCCGTCATCTGGTCCGTTCTGGTCGGCCCAAACATGTGTCGCATCTTCCCAGGACATTCCTCGCTCCACACTGACCTGTAAGAAAAAGACACAGTTAAAAAGTCACGTGACGCCGCTGACCTGACGTATGATATAAATAATGTGACCTCACAGTGTAAAGCTCGACGTGTCCGGATGTGGTGTAGCCCGGCGTCAGGAACTTCCTGCAGTCCACTTTCTTCACCTTCTCATCCCCAGAGCCCAGAtctgacacaaaacacagatgGAATGCAGCGCTGTGATGCAGACTTCAGGCCAAACCAAGGTGATAAGAACGAAGACCTTCACAGTCAGTCTTACCCAGAATGCCCATGTCATATCGGCCGTTCTTCTTTGCCTCCTGAATAACTGCTGCCAGCGTGTCGGAGAAGTACTGGAACAAGGCGTTCTGCTGCTGCACCGCCATTCCCAAAATACGGTTCAGGAACTTCCCGATGTTGTTGTAGTCTGCAGCGGCAACAAAATGCATGTTTACATAAACACTTCCACACAGACCGACAGGTAGAACGGCTTCTGATGGTTTGTTTCAGTCACCTTTGTCCAGAGAGAGCGCGCCTGATCTGTCCTCCACATTTATGAGGCCCACGCCTATTAACCCACCCTGGATTTCTGCGAAGGAACAACAGTCAGAGATGAGGATTGTcgctttaaaaacacaaaagaagtgCAGCAAACAGACTCGCACCTTTAAAGAAATCCCCTTTAAAGTTGGAGGGCGGAGACACTAATGGAGAATCGAGCTTCACGATCGACTTCATCACGATCTCCAGAGCGTTTCTGCCGTACTGCAGCAAAGACAAAGACGATGAGTCACCAGCAAACAGACGGTAACGGTTTCTCTCAGACTGACGCTTCGTGTTCTTACTTTGTTGTCAAAATTAAATCTGCTGAGATCTCGAGTTTCTGTCGCTCGTCTGTCTCCGTGAGTCAGAGCTCCCTGTCAGAGGACGAACACAAATCAAGTCAGTGTTTCATCTGCATTTAAGCACGTTTCTGACAGAAGGCATAAGAACATCAGAGCGCATACCAGGCTCTCTAGTCTTTTGGCAACGATGGAGGCAAATCTCTGCTCTCCTGCGAGCTCTGATATGAGGAAGACGTATTCTGGAGCTGTGACCTGGTTTGACCTGTGAGTTCTCCCTAAAGGTCCAAATGACAGACAGTTACCATCACAGTTATTCTGATTTGAAAACAGACGTCAGGTCTGTGCTTTTATATCCACTGACCGAACTGCTGTATGGCTCTGTCGGCGCTCCACGGCAGCTCCAGCGTCATGTGAACTCTCCGCCGCTGATTCTTCACGCGGCGGTCGGCCTGCAGGGAGATACCTGAGCTGGCTGCTTCTGAGATGATGGATATGTGCTGGGTGAAGAGAAGGACAGATGTGGCCTGTATTAGCCTGGCTACAGGACAGATGGAgactcagacagcagctccaccacaGGTTAGAGAACCGTTTGTGAATATTATCAGTCAGGATGGCCACAGGTCCTCCTGACCGACACGATGCTGGCCTCCTGTTTTGGTGGCAGGAGCTCACTGGACCAGTGATCCGGAGCACTCGGATGGTGTTCTGCAGGGTTTTTAAGCACCACCTGTGCCTGGATCATTGCGCCCGTGTCCTGACTCCCACACcacttcttttgtttgttttcctacGCTCACAACACACATCCtacacattctcacacagcCGAGCCATCCAGCAGCAGAAGCTGAGGGGAAGAAATCATTTCCTGGAAGGATTCTTGTTCTTGTGCAGCGCAAACAGAACTCAGGGGTCAAATCAATGACTACGTAAGACCATCTGGCAAAGTGTTAACCAACCAGAGTAAATGAACTTTCCTTGTGGAATATCATGTAACTGTCCGTACCTTTTCTCCATCCATGAATCTCTGCTTCTCCGTCAGATTGAGGATTTCCACTGGGACGTCCAGCTCGGAGCGAGATTCATAGGAGATGGTGCCGTCATCGTTACTGACCACCCGACCTTTGCGGCCCGTCATCTGAAGtgggaaaagaaagagagtaaagacacagaaacaggccACACGCATGTGCAGAACACAGAACTGTAACGGGTTTCGACCTCGGCCACATTGTCGGGCCCGCCCAGTTCATCTATGAGCTCGTCCAGGGTGTTGGGAGGTAGATGCTCAgacagctcctccagctcttccagcAGCCCTTTCTTCATCATCTGGGCATGTTCCACCGCGTCCTGACTCGTCAGGCAGCTGTCCTGGCTCTCTGCCTTGACTAATGACGAAAACAAAGAGATTTCATTAACCCTGAAAAAACCTGCTGTTGTAACATCACATGGCATTAAAGTGCCCACCTGTGGCAGGTGCGCTGGGGGGGTTAACTGTGAACGCAGGCCTGGTGGAACCAAGCCCAGAGGCTAACAAGGCACTTTGAATAGAGTCCGGATCAATactcttccttctctttttcttcttcttctctttgcgTTTCTTTGGTTCCTTTCTGATGAGCCATGGatctgagaggaggaagacatgGAGAACATCAGCTCTGATCGGAATGTACTAGAAAATGTCTTCAAGCACAGCCCTCCTCTGTGAGCTCACCGTCTTCCTCGTCGTCATCCGACTCATCTCTGAATGGGTTGAAGTCATCATCTTCGTCTGCTGAGCTGACAGATTTGAAGCTGTCGTCGCTGTCTTTCCCGGACTCTCTGTCCGACTCCTCAGACTGGCTCTCCTCGGAACTCGTCCCtgacagacctccatgtttgcgaggcttttttttctgctgctttttaacTTCTGGACCTAAAACATCACCATACACGAAGGTTTAAAACTCACATTTAGCTTTAGCCGTTTGACTTTAGGTCAGGGCTTTAATCACCTTTTCTCTTTTTGCCCTTTTGCTCTTTCTGTGCTGCAGCGTCGCTGGGAGAGGGCGTCTTCTTCGCCGAGAGGTCGATACCCAGCAGGCTGTAAAGCTTCTGCCTGTCTGGAGCTGGAAAGTGCTTCTCGATCAGCGACTGcaacacacctctgcaacaggaACACGTTACTGCtgagacatacacacatgatTCGGTTTAGGCTGCGTGGGAAGCGGACAGGCTTACGTACTTCGCAGTGGACACAAAGTCGTTgagttctcctcctccttcttccaaAGCCTCCAGCGTTCTCGCTTCACCAGTAGACTGAAGACCAATGaccacacactgcagaggaaacagctgatcaggatgtgttttgttttatacgATCTTACTAGTATCTCAAATACAGGCATGAATCGTCAGCTAAAAACAAGCTGTAAtgcttcatttctctgtttCGTAACAAGACAATTCCCACGGAAAGCCTCGAAAATCAGAACTGAAAAGAGAACTGGACCTCTCCGGTTAGCCTGATGTGTGAATTTGTTAACCTTAAAATACAGAACCCAACATAAGGAACAGCTGAGGAAGGCATCACAGTTCATGAActgaggcagaagaagaaggccTAGACTAATTTCCTCCCTGCACCCTGTGCGGCATGTTGCAGCTCTCGTCTGAGCCCAGCATGGACCCAAGTCAAAATAAAGACGCACTATATGAAGGATTTAATATGTTCCCCTCCCCTTCACTCCTCTGCCTCGGACACGCCTTGAATTCCTCTACCTCCTACCTTTCCGTTCTGCACCTCCTCCCGGGCCAGCTGGACCACTCTGCGGACTTTGGAAGCGATGCAGAGATACTTGAAGAACCTTTGGTGGGCAGACCAGAACTGACCCCACATGGACTTCTTCATGCGCTGCTCTGCATCCATGAGGTTCGCAGCTTGTTGGAACTTCTCACGAGCGCTCACCCACTGACAGagcaaagaacaaaacaacacgTCATCAGCTACGAGCACACATTCAAAGGACGGCGCCTCTTTACATGTGATTCTCTTACCAGCCTAACAGACTTGTTGTACATGTGGATGTACTGCTGAGTCAGGGAAACCTCCTCGATCTTAAAGGTCACACCTGTGAAACTCAGCTGTCTGGCGATGTACATCCCTCTCAGCTTCATGTCCATGGCTACTATCTCCATGGCGCCAACACCTCTgatattttgtttaaaaaaaaaaaacatacatgttaCTCCTCTTTAAGCATTTAAATCTTTTTATTCTGTGAAAACATACCTGCGCTCCACAGCTTGGATGAAATTTCCAAATTCTCTAAAAGGTGTTTTCGGGCCCCAGATTCCAAGTCGGTTCATGTAGGCCATGTTCCGTGGTTCAGAGGCACctgaacagaaaacacacattttgaatGTGTTGCCGCCTTCACTTGtgtgcaaacagacacagacgcTTGCTTGTGTCTACTAACCTGTAGCACTTGCGTACACGACGCGAGCCTTGGGCAGTTTGTTCTGCAGCTCCAACACTGCCAGCCCAGTTTTCGTGGGTTTGGAGGACCCGATGGGACACACGTTTTTGGCTTTGTGACACTCGTCATACACAATCTGAGCATGCTTGGTTAAGAGAAACACAAGGTCTATGGGTGTTTTTGGGGACTTTCCTCGCCtggcattctttgtgttttactgctcatTAAATAGTCATCTTGTAATCCACAGTCAAGTaatatacatcttttttttcaggagaaCCTGGGCTTTCATAATATTCAGGCTATAGTGGTGTTATATGACTGTAATAAAAATTCTAGcaccagaaagagaaagaaaaaaataatgcgaaaaataaaattcatacaTATCTATTgaaaaaacactgaagaaaACTGTAACGAAACTCTCCCCCATTATGAACATGTAGTTTAGGGTGTTAGGGATAAGTGTGTAAAAAATGAAGGTTCTAACTATagtacaaatgtaatttattacaCCATAAGTGACAAAAGTGCCATTCGCTCCATTGATTTTGATGCCACTGTTACAGGTCTGCCTCACAGCTGGGCTGTCAGCTACCTGTGCATATCCTGTGTGTCAATTGAGCTTTATTTTCTTGATACAACTCCTTGTGTAGACTGCTGATGGGCTGAGATGTGAACCTAGGAGGAGAGCGACCCCTGTTCACCCGGAACGTCTTCGATGTAACTTCTGTTGCTATGTTTTGTTAGCGCAACATAGCAACGCTAAAACGTCAAATAAAACGTTTCCAGTAAGATATACAAGTGTATGACAGTGTATGACAGGGGTATACAGAACGACGCACTTTCCGGTTTAGATAACGGTCCGCTACAcgtctattattgcgttcagagACACTTTTCAGCCGTGTGAACGACCCAGCTAGTCAGAGGAGAGAGTTCTCTTGGAGCacaaaggctctacaattggatgtTTGAGCCCCTCGTGATAttgctcgatggtccgattggacactgacttgccaaTAGAATACTGCAGCCAGGGTACGTCACACAGACATGCGGAAAAGATCCCCGAAAAGCCTAAAGCctcctcttttcgaggaaaaaaacagaacgtctctaccTATTAACATTCCTgagatatgagcgactttgtgaGACATACGCTCTCTAGTCGTATACGACTTCAACCGGGGGACAGGGTTAAAAAGGGAACTTCGCGATTAAAGAAGCAGCTCTGCCTGAATGAAAGTGTGACGACAAACTCACAGTTCATTCGAGTATCACTTCCACAAAAAGGATACAACTCCATCAAAGTCCTCCCCACACCAGTGCAGAAGCTGCTGGAACCTCGTCTTGTACTTCCCTCCTGATTGGCTCTCTCCTATCAGGGAGGAGTATGTGGCGAAGATCACACCTTTCTTCACACTCCCGTTGTGTTTGGAGGAGATTTTGCCATATttgaactgtaaaaaaaaagtgttgtttaGTTATTCTATCTAGTGAACACTTGTACATATGCATCTATGCATCGTCAGAGCATCTCTCACCTTGTTCAGAGAGTGAACCTGGATGTTCTTGGCTCCGATGTCCCTCAAATCTCTCTCTGCATCGTACTTCAAGTCGTTTGAGACGCTGAACCTGAACAAAGCAGGTGAGTTTGTGTTAATAACGTTCGTTTGAGAGTGAATAATTCATGTTAAATGTGAATTATCTATATACCAGAGTGATCTCTTCCTGCCCAGGAGGTAATTCTCGTAGATGATCCCTGCGATTGTCCGGCCTTTCCCCACACCCGCCCCGTCTCCGATCAGATAGGCGGCTCGATCGCCGTTTGGGAGGAATGTCTCATGTTGCTGTACAGATATGAGATTGAAAATTTCAATGTCGTCAGAAGTTCCAGTTTagttctttcttcttctgaaaAGTCAACGATGCAACTTACCTGAGCTGCATATGTGAtggcctccagctgcagcgcagACAGACAGCCGCGATCGATGGCTTCCTCTGGAATGGACAGTCTGTACCAAACATCTGGAGGGCTCACGCTGGACAGAGAACTAGTCTCTACCACAGGGTCCGGGTGCCTCAACCCGATCTTCACTGCAGGGATGGAAACAGGCTGATCAGCAGATCGCTCCACAAACAGCTGACGGCACGTTGTTATTGATGAACTCATACGCCTTGAAATAAGGCTCGGTTTTACTTACATTTCATGGGCATGTACTCTGCATACGTCTCTGCATGACCCagctcatcttcctcttcctcctcaggctcttcctcttccttcagCCCAGGCGGTTTCTGTTCAGAGATTCGATATTCTTCTTTTCTGAAGCATCTCCTAAACATAACTGTATTCCTTCTAAACATCAGGACACTCACCAGAGAATGTGAGAAGTTTTGCAGTTTAATGTCGTCGTTGATCCAGATCCTGGCGGCGTCTTTACCCAGCACTTCCTTCTTGATGCCGTTGTTGATTTCCCCTGGACCTGTGGCTGCTGCCGTTGCAACTGGTGGAGCGATGTCAGGCGGAGGCTTCAGCTTCATGAGCTCCATCAGACTGTTGTCCTTCACACCAGCACTCTTCACATTGCTGGCCCGAAGGAGATCTTTCAACTGAATCTGCTGAGGAAAGAATGAAAACGTACAGTCAAGCATGACTAAACGGATTACTCCTAATATTAGACATTCACGTTCAATATGCACACCTGATCTCTGTTTGAAGGCACTACTGTGGACGCTGAAGGAGGAGCACTGGTGGAGGATGGGGTCGAGCCTCGCAGGGCTGAGTTGGCCACATGGACCACCTTGGTGACGGTTATGGTGTGTTTGATGGGGTTGGTCGCTGATTGTTTGGTCGCAACGGCTCCCAGCGACGGCAACTGATTCAGCTGATTTAAGACAAAGGTGGTGGTCGATGGCTGAGGTTTGTGCTGTTggaggaaaacaggaaaaaaacatcagaattCGAAAAAATACTGTGTCTCCGTTAAATACTGGGAACATGCTCTGTGATCTCACCCTGATAGTAACAATGGGGACTGCAGCTGGGGGATCGGGTCGAACCACTTCCACTGGCTCCGTCCCCACACCAACATCCAGAGCACTGATGGAGATGGACTACAAGAAGAACAAAGATTATTAACGTGTAtggaaatgattaaaaaaatagctTCTTCTCCATAAAAAGTAAAGATTATCTTACTTGCTGAGTTGTAGACGGCTGTGCAACATCCTGAGAATCAACATCAAATAGACCAATATCATTTGGGCAGATTCCGCTCTCACTTAGAGCAGCCAGTAGCAAATCCTGTCCAGGATCCAtctgcaacacaaaaacaaatctttttcTATTTCCTGACGGCACACTATCCCATCAACAGaaacttttaaattaaattatggTGGGAAAATGGTAAACAGTCATGATAAATATCTGCAGTCCTAGAAACAGCACAACATGGCTCCAAGAAAACATGACGTCATACACTATTCTAGTCTCAATTTCAATCAGACGGGACatttataaatgtaaatgttcttATATGGTAGACAGCTAAAGTTAaaactagggttgggcgatattggcaaaaaaaattaatcacgattaattgtggcatttagccgataacgattaattcgacgattaattgatgacaattgcaccgacatgtttttgactctaaatcggcacagtgttctagcatgataccgacaaatcatcagtcaagttaaccccttcattctaacaggttaaagtagtgattagggacaaaccagccatggaaatatgtattgatgcacaaactgcttcaaaataataatgaagcaaacatttaaagtaactttgtccttcaaatgttcttatcttcaggtcacagatcagtgcatatcaacattaaaattgaacaggacaaataagttcagaaaagtcacatcagtgattagttccaagttaaaaaatgtgtctgtgcaaatgaacctgtgactgaatatgtcacagactagtgcatgttttcactcagactgtagaacagcagcggaaaaagcaaacaaacaaacaggacaattccacatttaaatgtgtgtctgtgcaaatcaacctacgttacgttcttccagcgcttagtttggtcgtaaggagcacgatgactaaacgtatcgcggattctcggctgagtggaattctttccgaTATCTACTGGAGGAGACTTcgtgttgtaatgtttcctatcttgctgtggagtctgtaaataaagatcagagttcattcctttgatacgagcaaaaatccagttactatggcaacgaCGGCAAcactccacgcttcacctaatgcatgtcgtgGCACTATATAcaagctgtagccggcgttgtgtcctcgtcgcgctttcttcgtgctccggcttacggcgacagacgttgaacttatgtgttaggaacgtgctgctccgcatcatttaactgaacaccactgccttccgccattatttttattgtgggctcacaaaaatgcgtcatcatgacgaggcactaatcgccgtaatcgataaaaAAATAtcggcaaatattaatcggtgacagtttttctgatgattaattgcacatgatacgattttgcacaagcctagttaAAACACTGTCACACATGCAAAGTTGCTTTTCTGGGCAGAGTTTACCTCAAGTGTGGTCAAAAAAACAGGTCTATACTTTAACCATTACACAGAGCAAAGCTATAACCACAACAAAAATCAACCCCAAACATTTAAAGTTAATACTCAGCCCAGCCCAAAAATGATGTGACCACATAAATGCATGGATGTAAAAACAGGACAGATACAAACAGACTCACATGTAGAGAAAACATGCAGTGTAAAACTCAAAAGTCTAGGCTGcatatgaaaaacaaaaaaacacaacaaagggtTAAACTCACTCCTGGGCTGCACTGACAGTGTTGTAATTAAAGTGATTTGTTTCCACAGCGTGGTCTACACACCGGTCTGATCCAGGACTCGATCCAAAGTGACCCAAAACAAGACACGTGTTTGCTGCTCTGCCTTCAACTTCCTGCTCGCTCTGACTCAACGTAGTTCCCCCTCCTTTGACTGCTCGGCTAGCTCCGGTGgttaataacaaaataatacacacacaccaggatgAAATATAAGATAAACACAAACGTGTACTGTCCGCGGACAGACGTTGTGATGATCAACCCCGATAATCTGCACAGTTATTGCAGTTAGCAGATACACTGGCCTGTTTAGACCAGGGTGACACAGCTAACCTGCGCTAGCGAACCGAAAGCTAAAGAGCCGAACTGGAAGACTTTTTCACAATCATGTCATGTATTTATAAAAGAATAACAGCAGCTGATTTAACGCCGTGTTCCGCGTAGCTACACccttttttaaaacacaaacctCACAAACCTCAAAATGTTATTGAAGGAAACTCCCCCATGCTCCGTAATGTCAGTTCATTACATCACGCTGTGGACAAACTGGTAACATTatgcatttattattattattattattaatattattatcaaCTGGAATGACCAGGTTTTCTGCAACTAACTTCTGTCTCCGATTGCACGCATTACAGAGTTTTAGCTAGCTTATAACGCCTGCGTCTGATAAGTAGCCGCTAAATGACATTAGCCACACTTAATCGCCACAGTTTACAACATACCGCACCACCTTCATCTATGTCCTTCCTAACCAGCTGGACACGGCAGCTAACACTCGGAACAGCGAGCTAACGACCCCTCAACATTGTTGTGATGttgttgacggtgtgtgtgtgtgtgtgtgtcattgctgTCGCTAGCTTAACGTTAGCAACGAGGAGCGTTAACGAAAAGCGAGCTAGCCGCATTAACAGCTTCAAAACAAGCCAAGTTATAATTTAACCTGTAAGTATCAGCGCTTAAAATatagtttaatttttttatttttttttttggatgaatGAGAAATGAAGGTAATACGTTACAAACAGTCTCCACGCTGAGATGAACTTACTTACTGACAGTTCAACGGCCGCTGCGGGTCGCGGTCGGCGGCGCTCAGCAGTGTTCGGGGTTTGTTGTTCTCTCCGCTCCGCCGCGCTCACGCCATCTTTTTTATCAAACGCTCCGCCGCATGCTGATCACGTGACACGAAGGCCGACTGTGGCCGTTTTTACCGTCAAAATGTCGGAGCGGCGCCGCTGAAATCTTCGCTGTGAGCGGCCGCGGAACGTCCTGCCATCGCAACACACCCACGAAAACGAGAAATTCTGCATTTGTAACACGTGAGCGCAAACCGTAAACATAGCAGAGTCAGCGAGCTAATACCACATCACGTGACCGCGCCAGGGCTCGATAGGAAGTGACGTAaaagattcttcttcttcttcgtcgtCCTCTTCCCTTTTTCGTC is a window from the Parambassis ranga chromosome 12, fParRan2.1, whole genome shotgun sequence genome containing:
- the sbno1 gene encoding protein strawberry notch homolog 1 isoform X1, whose amino-acid sequence is MDPGQDLLLAALSESGICPNDIGLFDVDSQDVAQPSTTQQSISISALDVGVGTEPVEVVRPDPPAAVPIVTIRHKPQPSTTTFVLNQLNQLPSLGAVATKQSATNPIKHTITVTKVVHVANSALRGSTPSSTSAPPSASTVVPSNRDQQIQLKDLLRASNVKSAGVKDNSLMELMKLKPPPDIAPPVATAAATGPGEINNGIKKEVLGKDAARIWINDDIKLQNFSHSLKPPGLKEEEEPEEEEEDELGHAETYAEYMPMKLKIGLRHPDPVVETSSLSSVSPPDVWYRLSIPEEAIDRGCLSALQLEAITYAAQQHETFLPNGDRAAYLIGDGAGVGKGRTIAGIIYENYLLGRKRSLWFSVSNDLKYDAERDLRDIGAKNIQVHSLNKFKYGKISSKHNGSVKKGVIFATYSSLIGESQSGGKYKTRFQQLLHWCGEDFDGVIVYDECHKAKNVCPIGSSKPTKTGLAVLELQNKLPKARVVYASATGASEPRNMAYMNRLGIWGPKTPFREFGNFIQAVERRGVGAMEIVAMDMKLRGMYIARQLSFTGVTFKIEEVSLTQQYIHMYNKSVRLWVSAREKFQQAANLMDAEQRMKKSMWGQFWSAHQRFFKYLCIASKVRRVVQLAREEVQNGKCVVIGLQSTGEARTLEALEEGGGELNDFVSTAKGVLQSLIEKHFPAPDRQKLYSLLGIDLSAKKTPSPSDAAAQKEQKGKKRKGPEVKKQQKKKPRKHGGLSGTSSEESQSEESDRESGKDSDDSFKSVSSADEDDDFNPFRDESDDDEEDDPWLIRKEPKKRKEKKKKKRRKSIDPDSIQSALLASGLGSTRPAFTVNPPSAPATVKAESQDSCLTSQDAVEHAQMMKKGLLEELEELSEHLPPNTLDELIDELGGPDNVAEMTGRKGRVVSNDDGTISYESRSELDVPVEILNLTEKQRFMDGEKHISIISEAASSGISLQADRRVKNQRRRVHMTLELPWSADRAIQQFGRTHRSNQVTAPEYVFLISELAGEQRFASIVAKRLESLGALTHGDRRATETRDLSRFNFDNKYGRNALEIVMKSIVKLDSPLVSPPSNFKGDFFKEIQGGLIGVGLINVEDRSGALSLDKDYNNIGKFLNRILGMAVQQQNALFQYFSDTLAAVIQEAKKNGRYDMGILDLGSGDEKVKKVDCRKFLTPGYTTSGHVELYTVSVERGMSWEDATHVWADQNGPDDGFYVQMRNNKKTSILVKEVNTKKRLFLVYRPNTGRQLKLETYADIKKKFKKVLSEDAKQYWTDQHKSSAKICSHAFWRGNCKKASVGLQCEVGLRCRTYYVLCGSVLSVWNELEEVLTPVSGTNVKVQIVRLKTEDEQRIVGLIIPANCVSPLINKLSTSDQCQQLAVQELQKRQQLHPQSLSHAPNT
- the sbno1 gene encoding protein strawberry notch homolog 1 isoform X2, producing MDPGQDLLLAALSESGICPNDIGLFDVDSQDVAQPSTTQQSISISALDVGVGTEPVEVVRPDPPAAVPIVTIRHKPQPSTTTFVLNQLNQLPSLGAVATKQSATNPIKHTITVTKVVHVANSALRGSTPSSTSAPPSASTVVPSNRDQIQLKDLLRASNVKSAGVKDNSLMELMKLKPPPDIAPPVATAAATGPGEINNGIKKEVLGKDAARIWINDDIKLQNFSHSLKPPGLKEEEEPEEEEEDELGHAETYAEYMPMKLKIGLRHPDPVVETSSLSSVSPPDVWYRLSIPEEAIDRGCLSALQLEAITYAAQQHETFLPNGDRAAYLIGDGAGVGKGRTIAGIIYENYLLGRKRSLWFSVSNDLKYDAERDLRDIGAKNIQVHSLNKFKYGKISSKHNGSVKKGVIFATYSSLIGESQSGGKYKTRFQQLLHWCGEDFDGVIVYDECHKAKNVCPIGSSKPTKTGLAVLELQNKLPKARVVYASATGASEPRNMAYMNRLGIWGPKTPFREFGNFIQAVERRGVGAMEIVAMDMKLRGMYIARQLSFTGVTFKIEEVSLTQQYIHMYNKSVRLWVSAREKFQQAANLMDAEQRMKKSMWGQFWSAHQRFFKYLCIASKVRRVVQLAREEVQNGKCVVIGLQSTGEARTLEALEEGGGELNDFVSTAKGVLQSLIEKHFPAPDRQKLYSLLGIDLSAKKTPSPSDAAAQKEQKGKKRKGPEVKKQQKKKPRKHGGLSGTSSEESQSEESDRESGKDSDDSFKSVSSADEDDDFNPFRDESDDDEEDDPWLIRKEPKKRKEKKKKKRRKSIDPDSIQSALLASGLGSTRPAFTVNPPSAPATVKAESQDSCLTSQDAVEHAQMMKKGLLEELEELSEHLPPNTLDELIDELGGPDNVAEMTGRKGRVVSNDDGTISYESRSELDVPVEILNLTEKQRFMDGEKHISIISEAASSGISLQADRRVKNQRRRVHMTLELPWSADRAIQQFGRTHRSNQVTAPEYVFLISELAGEQRFASIVAKRLESLGALTHGDRRATETRDLSRFNFDNKYGRNALEIVMKSIVKLDSPLVSPPSNFKGDFFKEIQGGLIGVGLINVEDRSGALSLDKDYNNIGKFLNRILGMAVQQQNALFQYFSDTLAAVIQEAKKNGRYDMGILDLGSGDEKVKKVDCRKFLTPGYTTSGHVELYTVSVERGMSWEDATHVWADQNGPDDGFYVQMRNNKKTSILVKEVNTKKRLFLVYRPNTGRQLKLETYADIKKKFKKVLSEDAKQYWTDQHKSSAKICSHAFWRGNCKKASVGLQCEVGLRCRTYYVLCGSVLSVWNELEEVLTPVSGTNVKVQIVRLKTEDEQRIVGLIIPANCVSPLINKLSTSDQCQQLAVQELQKRQQLHPQSLSHAPNT